From Diospyros lotus cultivar Yz01 chromosome 4, ASM1463336v1, whole genome shotgun sequence, a single genomic window includes:
- the LOC127799595 gene encoding receptor like protein kinase S.2 encodes MQLNRLCFILPAEEHHHDRQDHAPKKKHPYRNCGIQITPILRRSLHRFLGFKWVSSCFPNAPKKQQSGPFYDTAGAELSDKVGGDNPRIFSYAELYIGSRGFSENEILGSGGFGKVYRAVLPSDRTVVAVKCLAERGERFEKTFAAELVAVAHLRHRNLVRLRGWCVHEDQLLLVYDYMPNRSLDRILFRRLENTGPVPVLSWDHRRRIIRGLAAALFYLHEQLETQIIHRDVKTSNVMLDSHYNARLGDFGLARWLEHELEYQASTPSSTKNHQFRLAETTRIGGTIGYLPPESFQKRVVATAKSDVFSFGVVVLEVASGRRAVDLTYPDDLIILLDWIRRLSDEGKLLQAGDSRLPDGSFALSDMESLIHVGLLCTLHDPQLRPNMKWVVDAISCNIWGKLPDLPSFKAHPLYITLSSPSNTSSSSMTTTSKSSTSTSTTPAASNSSNFVTATGETIYATAENGKSDASSTEGGIQRHSLFPMVETPREISYKEIISATNNFSDSQRVAELDFGTAYHGFLENQQHVLVKRLGMKTCPALRARFSNELRNLGRLRHRNLVQLRGWCTEQGEMLVVYDYSANRLLSHLLFHYEHKNVHTVLSWRHRYNIIKSLASAIRYLHEEWEEQVIHRSITSSAVILDPDMNPRISSFALAEFLTRNEHGHHVVVDKNKSVRGIFGYMSPEYMESGEATPMADIYSFGVVVLEVVTGQMAVDFRRPEVLLVKRVRKFEARSRPHEELADPRLNGECDPKELMRLIKLGMACTHSNPESRPSMRQIVHILDGHDKCFLGGGKKEERREEWRHRNMSSLSLIRRIQALGIH; translated from the coding sequence CCAAATCACTCCCATCCTCCGGAGATCACTTCACCGGTTCTTGGGCTTCAAATGGGTCAGCTCTTGCTTCCCCAATGCGCCCAAGAAGCAACAGTCCGGCCCCTTCTACGACACTGCCGGCGCCGAGCTATCAGACAAGGTTGGCGGCGACAACCCCAGGATTTTCAGCTATGCCGAGCTCTATATAGGATCCAGGGGATTTAGCGAAAATGAAATTCTTGGGAGCGGAGGGTTTGGCAAGGTTTACAGAGCGGTTTTGCCCAGCGACCGCACCGTGGTGGCCGTGAAATGCCTGGCGGAGAGGGGCGAGCGGTTCGAGAAGACTTTTGCGGCCGAGCTCGTGGCGGTGGCGCATCTCCGCCACCGGAACCTTGTCCGGCTCCGGGGGTGGTGTGTTCACGAAGACCAGTTGCTTCTTGTTTACGACTACATGCCTAACCGCAGCCTTGACCGGATACTTTTCAGGAGGCTGGAGAATACGGGGCCGGTGCCAGTTCTAAGTTGGGATCACCGGCGAAGGATAATTCGTGGCCTTGCGGCTGCGCTGTTCTATCTCCATGAACAGTTGGAGACTCAGATCATACACCGAGATGTGAAAACGAGCAACGTAATGCTCGACTCCCACTATAACGCTAGGCTGGGAGACTTTGGCCTGGCGAGATGGCTTGAACATGAGCTTGAGTATCAGGCCAGCACGCCTTCTTCAACGAAAAACCACCAGTTCCGGTTGGCGGAAACAACCAGAATTGGAGGCACAATTGGATACTTGCCGCCCGAAAGCTTCCAGAAAAGAGTGGTCGCCACTGCAAAGTCCGATGTTTTCAGCTTCGGGGTCGTGGTGTTGGAGGTTGCTTCGGGAAGAAGGGCGGTGGATCTGACTTACCCCGATGATCTGATCATCTTGCTTGATTGGATTCGGAGGCTCTCTGACGAGGGAAAGCTTTTACAGGCAGGGGATTCTCGGCTTCCAGACGGGTCTTTCGCGCTCTCCGACATGGAAAGTCTGATTCATGTCGGCCTCCTATGCACTCTCCATGATCCACAGTTGAGGCCAAACATGAAATGGGTCGTGGATGCAATTTCTTGCAACATCTGGGGCAAATTGCCGGATCTTCCATCGTTTAAAGCCCATCCTCTGTACATCACACTGTCCTCTCCATCTAATACTAGCAGCTCTAGCATGACAACCACCTCTAAGTCCAGTACCAGCACCAGCACAACACCAGCGGCATCCAATTCATCAAACTTTGTCACCGCCACGGGAGAGACCATATATGCAACGGCTGAAAACGGGAAGAGTGACGCCAGTTCAACCGAAGGCGGAATCCAAAGACACAGTCTTTTCCCCATGGTTGAAACTCCAAGAGAAATATCCTACAAGGAAATCATTTCAGCCACAAACAATTTCTCTGATTCTCAAAGGGTGGCAGAATTGGATTTCGGAACTGCTTACCATGGCTTTCTTGAGAACCAGCAACATGTCCTGGTGAAGAGGCTCGGGATGAAGACATGCCCTGCACTGCGGGCACGCTTCTCCAATGAGCTCCGGAACTTGGGGAGGCTCCGCCATCGGAACCTGGTACAGCTTCGCGGATGGTGCACTGAGCAAGGCGAGATGCTTGTTGTCTACGACTACTCAGCAAATCGTCTTCTTAGTCACCTTCTTTTCCACTATGAACATAAGAATGTACATACAGTCCTATCATGGCGTCACCGATACAACATAATCAAATCGCTTGCTTCTGCAATTCGGTATCTCCACGAAGAATGGGAAGAACAAGTCATTCACAGAAGTATCACCTCTTCCGCTGTTATTCTTGATCCAGATATGAATCCAAGGATCAGTTCATTTGCCCTCGCTGAATTTTTGACTCGTAATGAGCATGGGCATCACGTAGTTGTTGACAAGAACAAATCTGTTCGTGGAATTTTTGGGTACATGTCACCGGAGTATATGGAATCTGGTGAAGCAACGCCAATGGCTGATATCTATAGCTTTGGAGTGGTGGTGCTAGAGGTGGTTACTGGGCAGATGGCAGTTGACTTCCGGCGGCCAGAGGTGCTATTAGTAAAAAGAGTCCGCAAATTTGAGGCACGAAGTAGGCCACATGAGGAGTTGGCAGATCCAAGGTTGAATGGTGAGTGTGACCCTAAGGAACTGATGAGACTGATAAAACTAGGCATGGCATGCACACACTCTAACCCAGAATCAAGACCAAGCATGAGACAGATTGTGCACATACTTGATGGTCATGACAAATGCTTCTTGGGAGGAGGGAAAAAGGAGGAAAGAAGGGAAGAATGGAGGCATAGGAATATGTCATCTTTGTCATTGATTAGGAGAATTCAAGCTCTAGGAATACACTGA
- the LOC127799596 gene encoding probable calcium-binding protein CML22 isoform X2, whose product MLGCHNLPNNYKRLDAKLERKMMEVKKSTSGTNSFKSINGIILRFPQIKEGLKDIRGVFQQYDEDSNGTIDHEELKKCLKKLQLHLTEKEIDDLFYYCDVDGSAGIQFKEFIVLLCLIYLLMDHLHSPHTTSRLGSPQVEATFDTIIEAFLFLDKNGDGKLNKKDMIEALNDGTPWEKSPTHITRNRFKEMDWDRNGKVSFREFLFSLIDWVGIDTDDENPVTACLA is encoded by the exons ATGCTTGGCTGTCATAATCTGCCAAACAATTATAAGAGGTTAGACGCAAAACTGGAAAGGAAAATGATGGAAGTCAAGAAAAGTACATCAGGAACTAACAGTTTCAAGTCAATCAATGGCATAATCTTGAGGTTCCCCCAGATCAAAGAGGGATTGAAAGACATCAGAGGTGTATTTCAACAGTATG ATGAAGATTCAAATGGAACAATTGACCATGAGGAACTCAAGAAATGCTTAAAGAAATTGCAACTTCATCTTACAGAGAAGGAGATTGATGATCTATTTTATTACTGTGACGTAGATGGCAGTGCAGGGATACAATTTAAGGAGTTTATTGTTCTTTTGTGTCTGATATATCTCCTAATGGATCATTTGCACTCTCCTCACACT ACATCAAGACTAGGATCTCCACAGGTGGAAGCCACCTTTGATACGATCATTGAAGCTTTTTTGTTCCTTGATAAAAATGGTGATGGGAAGCTGAATAAGAAAGACATGATCGAAGCACTAAATGATGGTACTCCTTGGGAGAAATCACCTACACACATCACAAGGAACCGATTTA AAGAAATGGACTGGGACAGGAATGGGAAGGTAAGCTTCAGGGAGTTCCTTTTTTCTTTGATAGATTGGGTAGGGATCGATACCGATGATGAGAATCCTGTGACAGCATGTTTGGCTTGA
- the LOC127799596 gene encoding probable calcium-binding protein CML22 isoform X1 has protein sequence MKDSLGPFESCLSLKSLSNKVGGMLGCHNLPNNYKRLDAKLERKMMEVKKSTSGTNSFKSINGIILRFPQIKEGLKDIRGVFQQYDEDSNGTIDHEELKKCLKKLQLHLTEKEIDDLFYYCDVDGSAGIQFKEFIVLLCLIYLLMDHLHSPHTTSRLGSPQVEATFDTIIEAFLFLDKNGDGKLNKKDMIEALNDGTPWEKSPTHITRNRFKEMDWDRNGKVSFREFLFSLIDWVGIDTDDENPVTACLA, from the exons ATGAAAGATTCACTGG GTCCATTTGAGTCATGCCTCTCTCTGAAGTCACTGTCCAACAAAGTAGGAGGCATGCTTGGCTGTCATAATCTGCCAAACAATTATAAGAGGTTAGACGCAAAACTGGAAAGGAAAATGATGGAAGTCAAGAAAAGTACATCAGGAACTAACAGTTTCAAGTCAATCAATGGCATAATCTTGAGGTTCCCCCAGATCAAAGAGGGATTGAAAGACATCAGAGGTGTATTTCAACAGTATG ATGAAGATTCAAATGGAACAATTGACCATGAGGAACTCAAGAAATGCTTAAAGAAATTGCAACTTCATCTTACAGAGAAGGAGATTGATGATCTATTTTATTACTGTGACGTAGATGGCAGTGCAGGGATACAATTTAAGGAGTTTATTGTTCTTTTGTGTCTGATATATCTCCTAATGGATCATTTGCACTCTCCTCACACT ACATCAAGACTAGGATCTCCACAGGTGGAAGCCACCTTTGATACGATCATTGAAGCTTTTTTGTTCCTTGATAAAAATGGTGATGGGAAGCTGAATAAGAAAGACATGATCGAAGCACTAAATGATGGTACTCCTTGGGAGAAATCACCTACACACATCACAAGGAACCGATTTA AAGAAATGGACTGGGACAGGAATGGGAAGGTAAGCTTCAGGGAGTTCCTTTTTTCTTTGATAGATTGGGTAGGGATCGATACCGATGATGAGAATCCTGTGACAGCATGTTTGGCTTGA
- the LOC127800808 gene encoding protein PHR1-LIKE 2, whose protein sequence is MYSAIHSLPVDGGMVGGDFQGSLEGTNLPGDACLVLTTDPKPRLRWTAELHERFVDAVTQLGGPDKATPKTIMRTMGVKGLTLYHLKSHLQKYRLGRQSSKDLPENSKDASCIAESQDSISSTSSSSKIAQDLNDGFQVTEALRVQMEVQRRLHEQLEVQRHLQLRIEAQGKYLQSILEKACKALGDQVAATTGLEAAREELSELAIKVSNDCNGVVPGETLKMSSLSELAVSLENKNAPNVPVQFGNCSVDSCLTGNGTPVSPMGMASQAAALKKRPRPLFSNGDSVSLDGSMRQLEWMTNIG, encoded by the exons ATGTACTCGGCGATTCACTCCCTGCCGGTGGATGGGGGTATGGTGGGCGGCGACTTCCAGGGCTCGCTGGAAGGGACGAACTTGCCTGGGGACGCGTGCCTGGTGCTCACCACCGATCCCAAGCCCCGCCTCCGCTGGACCGCCGAACTCCATGAGAGATTTGTTGATGCCGTCACTCAGCTCGGTGGACCTGACA AAGCAACACCAAAGACAATTATGAGAACAATGGGGGTCAAAGGTCTTACTCTTTATCACTTGAAGTCACATCTTCAG AAATATCGGCTGGGAAGGCAATCTAGCAAGGATTTACCTGAAAACTCTAAAGATG CATCATGCATTGCAGAGAGCCAGGACAGCATTTCATCTAcgtcatcatcatcaaaaatagCTCAAGATTTAAACGA TGGATTCCAGGTCACCGAGGCTTTAAGAGTACAGATGGAAGTCCAGCGGCGACTGCATGAGCAGCTGGAG GTGCAGCGTCATCTCCAACTTCGTATTGAAGCACAAGGCAAGTATCTGCAATCTATCCTTGAGAAAGCCTGTAAAGCTCTTGGTGACCAGGTTGCTGCCACTACTGGGCTTGAAGCTGCCAGGGAAGAACTCTCAGAATTGGCAATCAAGGTTTCTAATGACTGTAATGGGGTGGTTCCAGGTGAGACCCTAAAGATGTCATCTTTGTCTGAACTTGCCGTGTCTCTGGAGAACAAGAATGCTCCCAATGTGCCTGTCCAGTTCGGCAACTGCTCTGTTGACAGCTGCTTGACTGGAAATGGAACTCCGGTTTCTCCAATGGGCATGGCGTCACAGGCTGCTGCCCTGAAAAAGAGACCAAGACCCCTGTTTAGCAATGGAGATTCTGTGTCTTTGGATGGCAGCATGCGGCAATTGGAGTGGATGACTAATATTGGATGA